One genomic region from Streptomyces sp. NBC_01304 encodes:
- a CDS encoding M14 family metallopeptidase produces the protein MRLRIRGKRSAALAALLAMAIAAPISANASPGDATPAPRAASASDNEVKQYEIPLVSNAAKRTAIARLGASIDSFDSETVFVSAGPSVVRKLKAAGYDLIELGAPPARTGGQDIGIKDFPPADSRYHNYAEMNAEIDQRIAAYPNLMSKRVIGKSYQGRDLIAIKISDNVGTDEAEPEVLFTHHQHAREHLTVEMALYLLKTLGADYATDARVKKMVDSREIWIVPDLNPDGGEYDIASGSYRSWRKNRQPNTGSSNVGTDLNRNWNYKWGCCGGSSGSTGSETYRGKAAESAPEVKVVSDFVRSRVVGGKQQIKAGIDFHTYSELVLWPYGYTYNDTGPGLTQDDRDAHAAVGKKMAASNRYTPEQSSDLYITDGTIDDWLWGNQKIFSYTFEMYPSSGGGGFYPPDEVIDRETSRNRDAVLQLLENADCMYRSIGKEQQYCTG, from the coding sequence ATGCGACTTCGCATACGCGGCAAGAGATCGGCAGCCCTCGCGGCCCTGCTCGCCATGGCCATCGCCGCACCCATCAGCGCCAATGCCTCGCCCGGGGACGCGACTCCGGCCCCCCGGGCCGCTTCCGCCTCGGACAACGAGGTCAAGCAGTACGAGATCCCGCTCGTCTCGAACGCCGCCAAGCGCACGGCGATCGCCCGCCTCGGCGCGTCCATCGACAGCTTCGACAGCGAGACCGTCTTCGTCTCGGCGGGGCCCTCCGTGGTCCGCAAGCTGAAGGCGGCGGGCTACGACCTGATCGAACTGGGCGCTCCCCCGGCGCGTACCGGCGGACAGGACATAGGGATCAAGGACTTCCCGCCGGCCGACTCCAGGTACCACAACTACGCCGAGATGAACGCGGAGATCGACCAGCGCATCGCGGCCTATCCCAACCTGATGAGCAAGCGGGTCATCGGCAAGAGCTATCAGGGACGCGATCTCATCGCGATCAAGATCAGCGACAACGTCGGGACCGATGAGGCCGAGCCCGAGGTTCTCTTCACCCATCATCAGCACGCACGTGAGCACCTGACCGTCGAGATGGCCCTGTACCTGCTCAAGACCCTCGGGGCCGACTACGCCACCGACGCGCGGGTCAAGAAGATGGTCGACTCCCGGGAGATCTGGATCGTCCCGGACCTCAACCCCGACGGCGGCGAGTACGACATCGCCTCCGGCTCCTACCGCAGCTGGCGCAAGAACCGGCAGCCCAACACCGGTTCCAGCAATGTGGGTACGGACCTGAACCGGAACTGGAACTACAAGTGGGGCTGCTGCGGCGGCTCTTCGGGGTCCACCGGGTCCGAGACCTACCGCGGCAAGGCGGCCGAGTCCGCGCCCGAGGTGAAGGTCGTGTCCGACTTCGTACGCAGCCGCGTCGTGGGCGGCAAGCAGCAGATCAAGGCCGGCATCGACTTCCACACGTACAGCGAACTGGTGCTGTGGCCCTACGGGTACACGTACAACGACACCGGCCCGGGCCTGACCCAGGACGACCGTGACGCGCACGCCGCCGTCGGCAAGAAGATGGCCGCGAGCAACCGCTACACCCCCGAGCAGTCGAGCGATCTGTACATCACGGACGGCACGATCGACGACTGGCTGTGGGGCAACCAGAAGATCTTCTCCTACACCTTCGAGATGTATCCGTCGTCCGGTGGCGGCGGCTTCTATCCGCCCGACGAGGTGATCGACCGGGAGACCAGCCGGAACCGGGACGCCGTGCTGCAGCTGCTCGAGAACGCGGACTGCATGTATCGGTCCATCGGGAAGGAGCAGCAGTACTGCACCGGGTGA
- a CDS encoding Nramp family divalent metal transporter, giving the protein MAETTEGGTGKDVGETISQPRKSSWKYIGPGIVVAATGVGAGDLVATLIAGSNFGYTLLWAAVIGCVVKISLAEAAGRWHLSTGRTLFDGWRSLGIWTSWFFVAYVVIWGFVYGAAAMSSSGLPLQALFPGLDIDLKWWAILTGLVGLVFVWFNKYEVFEKVMTVLVGVMFVVTVYLAIRVTPNLGDAFAGLLPVLPDEKDSILNTLGLIGGVGGTITLAAYGYWVNAKGWTNTGWMKVMRLDNRVAYITTGIFVVAMLFVGAELLHSSNVAIASGDKGLIQLSDILEQKYGAATAKFFLIGFFATSFTSLIGVWHGVSLMFADFVERVRKSKAGADSLALTGEAVASGRRERSVPFRAYLLWLTFPPIILLFQGQPFRLIILYGVLGAAFLPFLAGTLIWLLNSSRTPREWRNGWLSNGMLAVAGALFLVLAIKQIWDADWGSFF; this is encoded by the coding sequence ATGGCAGAAACCACCGAAGGCGGCACCGGCAAGGACGTGGGGGAGACCATCTCCCAGCCGCGTAAATCCAGTTGGAAATACATCGGCCCGGGCATCGTCGTCGCGGCGACGGGCGTGGGCGCCGGCGACCTGGTCGCCACGCTCATCGCGGGCAGCAACTTCGGCTACACACTGCTCTGGGCGGCGGTGATCGGCTGCGTCGTCAAGATCTCCCTCGCGGAGGCGGCAGGCCGCTGGCACCTCTCCACCGGCCGCACGCTCTTCGACGGCTGGCGCAGCCTGGGCATCTGGACCAGCTGGTTCTTCGTCGCGTACGTAGTCATCTGGGGTTTTGTCTACGGCGCGGCGGCGATGTCGTCGAGCGGCCTGCCCCTCCAAGCCCTCTTCCCCGGCCTCGACATCGACCTCAAGTGGTGGGCCATCCTCACCGGTCTGGTCGGCCTGGTCTTCGTCTGGTTCAACAAGTACGAGGTCTTCGAAAAGGTCATGACGGTCCTGGTGGGCGTCATGTTCGTGGTGACGGTCTACCTGGCGATCCGCGTCACCCCGAACCTGGGCGACGCCTTCGCCGGCCTCCTCCCGGTCCTGCCGGACGAGAAGGACTCGATCCTCAACACGCTCGGCCTGATCGGCGGCGTCGGCGGCACGATCACGCTGGCCGCGTACGGCTACTGGGTCAACGCCAAGGGCTGGACCAACACCGGCTGGATGAAGGTGATGCGTCTCGACAACCGCGTCGCGTACATCACGACGGGCATCTTCGTGGTGGCGATGCTCTTCGTCGGCGCGGAGCTCCTGCACTCCTCCAACGTGGCGATCGCGAGCGGCGACAAGGGCCTGATCCAGCTGAGCGACATCCTGGAGCAGAAGTACGGGGCCGCGACGGCCAAGTTCTTCCTGATCGGCTTCTTCGCGACGTCCTTCACCTCGCTCATCGGCGTGTGGCACGGCGTGAGCCTGATGTTCGCGGACTTCGTGGAGCGCGTACGCAAGTCCAAGGCCGGAGCGGATTCTCTCGCCCTCACGGGCGAGGCGGTGGCGTCGGGCCGCCGCGAGCGCTCGGTCCCGTTCCGCGCCTACCTCCTCTGGCTGACCTTCCCCCCGATCATCCTGCTCTTCCAGGGCCAGCCGTTCCGCTTGATCATCCTGTACGGAGTGCTGGGCGCGGCCTTCCTCCCGTTCCTGGCCGGCACCCTGATCTGGCTCCTCAACTCGTCGCGCACACCGCGGGAATGGCGCAACGGCTGGCTGAGCAACGGGATGCTGGCGGTTGCCGGGGCCCTGTTCCTGGTGCTGGCGATCAAGCAGATCTGGGATGCGGACTGGGGCTCGTTCTTCTAG
- a CDS encoding RNA polymerase sigma factor, translated as MSPRPPWPDERLIKAAQDGDVTSLTTVVMESQPHVRKFALSLCSSPQDAEDAAQEALIILYRKIGTLRATGALASWMFRIVRNECLRQVRQLVSRSDDALDAGPEASAEPSAEDAVLHRLEGERIAAAVCALPPDQRQVLILRDVQGLPGRTVARSLGLSNAAMKSRLHRARAVLRHSLTAPDRPAGEDPCP; from the coding sequence ATGAGCCCACGCCCGCCCTGGCCGGACGAGCGGCTGATCAAGGCTGCTCAGGACGGCGACGTCACCTCGCTCACCACCGTCGTCATGGAATCGCAGCCCCATGTGCGCAAGTTCGCCCTGTCGCTGTGCTCCTCACCGCAGGACGCGGAGGACGCGGCACAGGAAGCGCTGATCATCCTCTACCGGAAGATCGGCACCTTGCGGGCCACCGGAGCGCTCGCCTCATGGATGTTCCGGATCGTGCGCAACGAATGCCTCCGGCAGGTACGCCAGCTCGTCTCGCGGAGCGACGACGCGCTGGATGCCGGGCCGGAGGCGTCCGCGGAACCGTCCGCCGAGGACGCGGTGCTGCACAGGCTGGAGGGGGAGCGGATCGCGGCCGCGGTCTGCGCCCTTCCGCCCGACCAACGACAGGTGCTGATCCTGCGGGATGTCCAGGGCCTGCCGGGCAGGACCGTGGCCCGTTCGCTCGGCCTGAGCAACGCCGCGATGAAGTCGCGACTGCACAGGGCGCGCGCGGTGCTGCGCCACTCGCTGACCGCCCCCGACCGACCAGCCGGAGAAGACCCATG